In a genomic window of Thermococcus sp. EP1:
- the thrC gene encoding threonine synthase — protein MFETMLKCTKCGREYSLASGVYKCRECGAPLDVQYDYEGIRELIEDNDAWFREAPRLWKYWMFYPVSNLRKIVSLNEGGTRLYRVKNLEKKLGFGRLYIKNEGENPTGAFKDRGSSVEITKALEFHARKVVVASTGNMAASISAYGSKAGVEVTIVVPEGTPVGKLVQAVVYGAKIKIHGTTYDEALAESERMAKEEEYYLTGNYHYRVEGQKSTAFEIFDQLRFDPPDWIVVPIGAGTHLRAIWKAAKEFYKVGLIERLPKIAGVQVEGYDAIVKAWKEKMPIKPRKEKKPTVASAIAVKAPVDGENVLRAIEESKGHLGIVTNEEAMNAGLLLGKEGLFVEPSSSTALALARQMREEGIIDKDERVVVVATGHGLKDTKTWESFIKF, from the coding sequence ATAAGGGAGCTTATAGAGGATAATGATGCATGGTTTAGGGAGGCTCCGAGATTATGGAAATATTGGATGTTTTATCCAGTTTCAAATCTAAGAAAGATTGTGAGCTTAAATGAAGGCGGTACAAGGCTTTATAGGGTAAAAAACCTTGAGAAAAAACTTGGTTTTGGAAGACTTTACATAAAGAATGAAGGAGAGAATCCAACTGGTGCCTTTAAGGACAGGGGTTCAAGTGTTGAAATAACAAAGGCTTTGGAATTTCACGCAAGAAAAGTTGTGGTTGCTTCCACAGGCAACATGGCTGCTAGTATCTCTGCTTATGGTTCTAAAGCAGGAGTTGAGGTGACAATAGTAGTTCCAGAAGGAACTCCAGTAGGTAAATTAGTTCAAGCTGTGGTTTATGGGGCAAAAATAAAGATACATGGAACTACCTATGACGAGGCCCTTGCAGAGAGTGAAAGGATGGCAAAGGAAGAAGAGTATTACTTAACGGGCAATTATCATTATAGGGTCGAGGGTCAAAAGAGTACGGCATTTGAAATCTTTGATCAACTTCGCTTTGATCCTCCTGATTGGATCGTTGTTCCTATTGGGGCGGGAACTCATTTAAGGGCTATCTGGAAGGCTGCAAAGGAGTTCTACAAAGTGGGTCTTATTGAAAGGTTGCCAAAGATTGCGGGAGTCCAAGTGGAAGGTTATGATGCCATAGTAAAGGCCTGGAAAGAGAAAATGCCTATTAAGCCAAGAAAGGAGAAGAAGCCTACAGTAGCATCAGCAATAGCCGTTAAAGCACCTGTAGATGGAGAAAATGTTCTAAGGGCTATAGAGGAGAGTAAAGGACACCTAGGTATCGTAACAAATGAAGAAGCTATGAATGCTGGTTTATTGCTTGGAAAGGAAGGTCTTTTTGTTGAACCATCCTCTTCAACTGCCCTTGCCCTTGCAAGGCAGATGAGGGAAGAAGGAATAATCGATAAAGACGAAAGAGTAGTTGTGGTAGCTACGGGACATGGTCTTAAGGATACTAAGACATGGGAAAGTTTTATTAAATTTTAA